In Nostoc sp. GT001, a genomic segment contains:
- a CDS encoding L,D-transpeptidase yields the protein MQNKIIKNNLELCTGLSIGFGAIALFFWLQSQHTARVSIEKRADSQKTIEKVASPIVKPTVSAVSKQHIHLVLKRSMRKLYVYKGDSLQASYPVAVGKPGSETPIGKFKVIEMLKNPDWTHPKTGKLVLPGANNPLGERWIAFWNVGREYIGFHGTPDRTSVGKAASHGCVRMYNEDVRELYEMVKLSTTVIVEP from the coding sequence ATGCAAAACAAGATAATCAAGAATAACCTGGAACTTTGTACTGGTTTAAGTATTGGTTTTGGTGCAATTGCACTGTTCTTCTGGCTGCAATCACAGCATACTGCTAGGGTGAGTATTGAGAAACGTGCAGATTCCCAAAAAACAATTGAGAAAGTAGCATCTCCTATAGTCAAGCCAACTGTTTCCGCAGTTTCTAAACAACACATCCATCTAGTACTTAAACGAAGTATGCGGAAGCTGTATGTATATAAAGGAGACAGTTTACAAGCTAGCTACCCAGTCGCGGTTGGTAAACCAGGTTCGGAAACGCCAATAGGAAAGTTCAAAGTTATTGAGATGTTGAAAAACCCAGATTGGACACATCCTAAAACTGGAAAATTAGTTCTTCCAGGTGCAAATAATCCTTTGGGAGAACGCTGGATTGCATTTTGGAATGTTGGCAGAGAATACATCGGATTTCATGGTACTCCTGATAGAACATCTGTCGGGAAAGCAGCTTCTCATGGTTGCGTTCGGATGTATAACGAAGATGTTCGTGAACTGTATGAAATGGTCAAACTTAGTACAACTGTTATAGTAGAACCCTAG
- a CDS encoding transposase — protein sequence MVCLKYLDESGCYCTSPTDYTYGRRGEQKRIRQNRRRGRRINIFGIWEPKSSFNYALMLGTLKAPTYVQLMDWQAQIAAHRLLETGQITVIIHDNASVHKSLLARQQHQRWQQQGLYIFFYLLIAHK from the coding sequence TTGGTTTGTTTAAAGTACTTGGATGAATCTGGTTGTTACTGCACTAGTCCCACTGATTATACTTATGGGCGTAGGGGAGAGCAAAAACGTATTCGACAAAATAGACGACGCGGTAGGCGGATCAACATCTTCGGTATTTGGGAGCCGAAATCTAGTTTTAATTACGCTTTGATGCTTGGAACATTGAAAGCACCGACCTATGTCCAACTCATGGATTGGCAGGCTCAAATTGCTGCACACCGCTTATTGGAAACTGGACAAATTACCGTCATCATTCACGATAATGCCTCTGTTCACAAAAGTCTTTTGGCTCGCCAGCAGCATCAACGTTGGCAACAGCAAGGATTGTACATTTTTTTCTACCTCCTTATAGCCCACAAATGA
- the ilvN gene encoding acetolactate synthase small subunit gives MKHTLSVLVEDEAGVLSRISSLFARRGFNIESLAVGPAEQGGVSRITMVVPGDDRVIEQLTKQLYKLVNVLKVQDITETPCVERELMLLKVNASSSNRSEVIELSQIFRARVVDVAEDSLTLEVVGDPGKMVAIVQVLQKFGLKEIARTGKIALTRESGVNTELLKSLEAKV, from the coding sequence ATGAAACATACCCTTTCAGTTCTCGTAGAAGATGAGGCGGGTGTTCTTTCCCGCATTTCTAGTTTATTTGCGCGTCGCGGCTTTAATATCGAAAGCCTTGCTGTTGGCCCTGCTGAACAAGGAGGAGTCTCCCGAATTACAATGGTTGTCCCTGGTGACGATCGCGTGATCGAGCAACTCACTAAGCAACTGTACAAGTTAGTCAATGTCCTAAAAGTCCAGGATATTACCGAAACTCCTTGTGTGGAGCGAGAATTGATGCTTTTGAAGGTGAATGCTAGTAGCAGCAATCGCTCAGAAGTGATCGAATTGTCTCAGATTTTCCGGGCGCGAGTCGTGGATGTGGCGGAAGATTCTCTCACCTTAGAAGTTGTGGGAGATCCAGGTAAAATGGTAGCGATCGTGCAAGTATTACAAAAATTTGGTTTGAAAGAAATCGCCCGCACTGGCAAAATTGCCCTGACTCGTGAATCAGGCGTGAATACCGAGTTACTCAAATCTTTGGAAGCAAAGGTTTAG
- a CDS encoding YbjN domain-containing protein, with translation MADHTETYQLNTELTLHDSSQTPLTVHAITLSLTKQDNELIECRLTFQVNPQLYQRIDTAALFNLKPDARNPLLSGKFLSEPDVTIEVSLKPDLLPLLSEHAVNIDETAKYILNLSQEQPDNQILFTESWLGLSVKQQQESDEIGYRTLWSYISLENLAQTSASGEGIAEGIVNFFKDWTEANLSAKTQKSAAKMLEGIDKFLTEFADINTDDITQKIEAALPSDSTDGSIFEVIINFFQADNWPFVQLPEQPALQIPFQGENGKWNCYARARSEQNQFVFYSIFPVNAPENKRLAVAEFITRANCGMMIGNFELDFSDGEISYKTSIDVEGDRLSFALIQRVVYANVTMMDEYLPGIMSVIYGNVSPEEAIAQVER, from the coding sequence ATGGCAGATCACACTGAAACTTATCAGCTTAACACCGAGTTAACCCTACACGACTCCTCCCAAACACCACTAACCGTTCACGCCATTACCCTATCCCTCACCAAACAAGACAACGAACTCATCGAGTGTCGCCTCACCTTCCAAGTCAACCCACAACTCTACCAACGCATCGATACCGCCGCCTTATTCAATCTCAAACCAGATGCGCGTAACCCCCTATTATCTGGCAAATTTCTCAGCGAACCAGACGTTACCATCGAAGTCAGCCTGAAACCAGATTTATTACCACTCCTGTCTGAACACGCCGTCAACATTGATGAAACTGCAAAATATATCCTGAATTTAAGCCAAGAACAACCCGATAACCAAATCCTCTTCACCGAAAGTTGGTTGGGTTTATCTGTTAAACAGCAACAAGAATCAGATGAAATCGGCTATCGTACTCTTTGGTCTTATATTAGTCTAGAAAATCTGGCTCAAACAAGCGCTTCCGGTGAAGGAATTGCTGAAGGTATTGTCAACTTTTTTAAAGATTGGACTGAGGCAAATTTGTCAGCTAAAACTCAAAAATCTGCTGCCAAAATGCTAGAAGGAATCGATAAATTTTTGACTGAATTCGCTGATATTAACACAGATGACATAACACAAAAAATAGAGGCAGCTTTGCCATCAGATTCTACAGATGGTAGTATTTTTGAAGTAATAATTAATTTCTTCCAAGCTGATAATTGGCCGTTTGTACAACTTCCAGAACAGCCAGCTTTACAAATACCGTTCCAAGGCGAAAATGGCAAATGGAATTGTTACGCTAGAGCCAGAAGTGAACAAAATCAATTTGTTTTTTACTCAATTTTTCCAGTCAATGCACCAGAAAATAAGCGGTTGGCTGTAGCAGAGTTTATAACTAGAGCTAATTGTGGTATGATGATTGGCAACTTTGAGCTAGATTTTAGCGATGGCGAGATTAGCTACAAAACCAGCATTGATGTAGAAGGTGACAGACTCAGTTTTGCCCTCATTCAACGAGTGGTTTACGCCAATGTGACGATGATGGATGAATACCTGCCAGGGATAATGTCTGTCATTTATGGTAATGTCTCACCAGAAGAAGCGATCGCCCAAGTTGAAAGGTAA
- a CDS encoding helix-turn-helix domain-containing protein gives MMPSALRIILTTEEDLTLKELSCADKVPHRTKQRAIALRLNAHGWNVPQIAKYLGWAQQTVRQTIKRWQFQGLGGLWEAPGRGKKSTWQEEDWQVVEECLGQNRRYSARQLSQKLFEERQIELGAEQIRRLLKKRGGIGNVSATVRL, from the coding sequence ATGATGCCTAGCGCGTTAAGAATAATACTAACTACTGAAGAAGACCTGACACTAAAAGAACTCAGTTGTGCAGATAAAGTACCACATCGAACCAAACAAAGAGCGATCGCTTTGCGCCTCAATGCCCACGGATGGAATGTACCTCAGATTGCAAAGTATTTAGGTTGGGCACAACAAACGGTCAGGCAGACAATAAAACGCTGGCAATTTCAAGGGTTAGGAGGTTTGTGGGAAGCGCCAGGACGTGGAAAAAAGAGTACTTGGCAAGAAGAAGATTGGCAAGTAGTAGAAGAATGCTTGGGACAAAATCGTCGTTACAGTGCTCGGCAGCTAAGTCAAAAGCTATTTGAGGAACGACAAATCGAACTAGGAGCCGAACAAATCAGGCGACTACTCAAAAAAAGGGGTGGTATTGGAAACGTATCCGCTACTGTCCGGCTTTAA
- a CDS encoding phospholipid-binding protein translates to MGWLQRLFGMEKPQNAEVNPAPQSIQQASSSDVATATQSIPPERLGLSGEYDQSGLAKRVALAFDEDPQLDDVNTLWVAQTGSTVVLKGKVPSQEILNKMISVARSVNGTTDVDSNQATIG, encoded by the coding sequence ATGGGTTGGTTACAAAGATTGTTTGGCATGGAAAAACCTCAAAATGCCGAAGTAAATCCGGCTCCACAGTCTATACAGCAAGCTTCTAGTAGTGATGTCGCTACGGCTACGCAATCAATACCCCCAGAACGTCTGGGATTAAGCGGAGAATATGACCAAAGTGGTTTAGCAAAGCGGGTAGCGTTGGCATTTGATGAAGATCCCCAACTCGACGATGTTAATACCCTTTGGGTGGCTCAGACGGGTAGCACTGTGGTGTTGAAAGGTAAAGTTCCCAGTCAAGAAATTCTCAACAAAATGATTTCTGTGGCGCGTTCTGTGAATGGTACTACAGATGTTGACAGTAACCAAGCAACGATTGGCTAG